A window of bacterium contains these coding sequences:
- the rplS gene encoding 50S ribosomal protein L19 produces MDPLDMVTADQLKTDIPEFEAGDNVAVHYKVIEGDKERIQIFKGLVIKKKGKGINRTFTVRKISGGVGVERVFPLFSPRIAKIERTRRGKVRRAKLYYIRKLRGKAARIEERR; encoded by the coding sequence ATGGATCCCCTTGATATGGTAACAGCAGATCAGCTTAAAACAGATATCCCGGAATTCGAGGCGGGAGATAATGTTGCGGTGCATTACAAAGTAATTGAAGGTGACAAAGAACGTATACAGATTTTTAAAGGTCTGGTAATAAAGAAAAAGGGAAAAGGTATTAACAGGACTTTTACTGTGCGGAAGATTTCAGGAGGAGTCGGAGTTGAACGTGTATTTCCTCTTTTTTCACCGCGGATTGCAAAGATTGAAAGAACAAGAAGAGGCAAGGTACGCCGTGCGAAACTTTATTATATCCGAAAACTTCGCGGTAAAGCCGCAAGAATTGAGGAGCGCAGATAA